The genomic segment GGTATCGCCCCAGACAAGGAACTAAAAGACATATCAATTAAAGTAAGGTTCCCAAGAGTAACAAAAGTCTCTGGAATTGAAACTTTAGTTCGTTCTTCGAGAGATCAAGCTCAGATAGCCCAAACAACCGACCTAAATTCAGAGGAACCGTGCCAGTAAGATTATTACCAAACAAATGCAATTCAACTAAGCTACTCAAAATTCCAAGACTCGATGAAATAGAACCATTGATCAAACAAGAACCAAGATCAAGTACACGAAGAGAGGCAACTTGCCATCTGAACCATTCAGGGATCGCCCCGGAAGCGCCAAACTCGAGGCATTAAAGGAAGATAAAAGTGTCAAATTTCGAAGTGCATCCACTGAAAATTGAGGGTTTTGACCTCTCCTCCTTGTTCTCCTGAACCCTGAACATTGATCCCTGTAACCCTGCCATTGTTGCACCATATACCCGCCCATTGATTACACGTAGGGCCGGACCTTTTATGAGGCCAAGGAGACCATCGTCTCATGGCCCGGTCCTTGATAGGGTCCAACATATATAATTTGAGTTGATGATCtactgaaataattttttttagcctaatattaaagaaaaaaagagtaatttgaatatttttgtttttaactgATCAAACTCGATCTTTTTTTCAAGTACGGGTTGAACAATTTAAACAATATCAATAGACTTTGGggcatttgttgagtttgctgaAGTTAACGAGTTAGCCTTTAACTAGCTTGATGAAGTATTTTATAGAACTTCAACAATTTTTTAAGATGCTACAACATTTGGCAAAACTGAATGATTTATTCTCAAATACTTATATTGCCtataaaattttgttaattATCATAGTAACAGTTGCATAAGCAAAAAGAAACTGATCGAAGTTGAAATTAATAAACACTAATCTTCGATCAGTAATATAAAGAAATATACTAAATGCACTAGTTATATTGTTGATTGACAAAGAAATGATCCGAAAACTGgattatacaaatttgatatatattttttctctaAAATAGCTAGACGATTAttatttatgcaattatttcaaatatttattaatttgtttttatgtaatatattgtttcttgtgtattatgtattatttattgtatttattatttGCTAACTGAATTTTAGCATTATTTTTACCAACAAGAGaactcatttttaaattttcgctTCAGGCCCATCGAACACATGTACGGCTCTGATTACACGGGTCAGATTTTAGAGGCCACTCTTTGCCCCTCAACCCTAAAGACGATCTCAACTAAAGCAAAGCCAATCTTTCTTGCCTAGAAACCAGTAATTGTTGCGATAACGTGCAACCAGACAACAAGAAAACTAGAACTAAACTTACAAACACTACCCTTCTCCACTGATGCATCATATCTTCTGGAACTTCATTGAACTTTCACGAAAAAATTCACTCACTCTCGTACATATTCATATACACGAGGAACAAAAGCTTTAAATCGCACAATCAAAGGACCTCTTCCGTGCATTTACTATGTTGCCTGGAAATTagacatgaaaaatataaataaacaaagcaggaaaggaaagaaaaagaaaagaacttTATTTCTGGGGCACTTACGTTTACAACCATGAATCAAACGAATCACAATCCGTAATTTGAACTCTTTCTTAAATCTCTACCCTTCCGTTCTTGAGGGAAAAACTAAAAatccaaataaaaaaaagtatacatttaaatgattttactattattttttttgcttATTTAGTATAAAATTGATTATcatagttatttttattattattaacttattaaataaaatataattattttattattattattgatagtAGTAGTATAGTAAACAAATTTAGCATtatcatcattattattataattaattctaataaaaaatgaaagtatatgtaaattaattttatagtgtattattttatgatattacaCATTTTGTTATTcaattgtaattttaaaaaattattatcacCTTTTTATTTTGTGTGGCCTATTGAATTTTTTTAGGAATGGACAGTGTGTTGGTGCTTTCATTCGAAGGTGGTAACGTTATTATAGGACATCACactataaaatatatatcactGCGTTTGAGAACAATACGATACCAGATctaataattttaatgaaatgaAAGAAATAGTGTACCGTCTGACAAATATTGaaagttcaaaatttaaattaaaattatcaacgAAATAGTCCTACATCGATAGGAGATATGAAACATGAGTTATAGAATCATATCATGTCTCATAATCATATCTCATGCTATAATTTCAACCAATTCACTGTCAACAATCAGATTATGACGATTTTCCCACGCATCCACCATTGGTCTATAATGTTTACCCAATCATAATTTTGCGCCCCCGCCTTGAGCATTCATGTAACTGATCTCATCAAATGCTGGTATTGGAATGTTTTGTGGCATCCCAAATTGCCGAAGAACTCGATTTGGACGATGCATCTCGACAATGTGAAAACATATCAGTTGGCACACACTTCGCCAGAGAGTGTGATGTCTACATTCTAAGGGCAATGACAAAACATCCACAGCTTCAAGGTCGTATACGAGCCATTTAAActacaattaataaataaaaggaaTAGTGTACAAAAAGTGATAATATCTgacatattttaaatttctatTTTAAACAATGTAAATTACTGACCATCTCCATTTTGTCAAGTACATTCACGAATGATCCGCACATAGTGTGTAGGTGTATGTGTCCATATGAACACATTACTCCATCTGCATATACATTAAGTTAGTAaggctttaaaataaaatgaatttattaattttatatcatATGTTTAATTATTACCTTGTTCCATATGTGGAATTGGAAGAATATTATTACCGCTANNNNNNNNNNNNNNNNNNNNNNNNNNNNNNNNNNNNNNNNNNNNNNNNNNNNNNNNNNNNNNNNNNNNNNNNNNNNNNNNNNNNNNNNNNNNNNNNNNNNAACGGacactttgaatttttggttatgccttttggtttgaccaatgctcctgatgtgtttatggacttgatgaatcgagtatttcgtaaatatctcgatcgttttgtgattgtattcatcgatgatattcttgtttattcacTGATGCAGCATGGCAGAGTTGTGGCATTTGGTTATCGTCAGTTGAAACCGCATGAGTCTAAGTATCCTGTtcatgacttggagttggctgctattgtttttgctctcaagatttggagacattatttttTGGGAGCAATTtgtaatttattctgatcacaaaagcttgaagtatttGTTCTCTCAGTCagatctgaatatgagacagagacgttggatggatcttttgaaagattatgattgtgagatccAGTATCATCCGGGAAAAGTGAATGTcattgccgatgctttgagtcCTAAGGTTGTTGATATTAATTTATCCTCGATTCATGTTTCTAAGTTACGAGAGATATTTGCACTTctgtgttggattttcaaatccaaTGTAATGCTGTTTGTGTATCTCAGATTTCTGTTGAGCCAGAGTTGATTCAAATTGTAAAATCAGCTCAGAAACTGATGATCAAGTTCTGAAATCTTATGAGTTAGTATCTCAAGGACACCAATCTGGTTTCTCAATTCACTCAGATGATTCTCTTCGATTGAATGGTAGATTGGTTGTCCCATATATTCCTGAATTGCGTACATCCATCCTTAAAGAAGCTCATTGTACTCGATATAGTATCCACCCAGGAGGGAGTAAAATGTATCATATTCTACGgcctcagttttggtggaagaatatgaaaaaggatgtggctgagtttgtgtcTCGTTGTATGatctgtcagcaagtcaaatCAGAACGAATGagacctggaggattactgcaTAGTCTTGAGGTTCCTCAATGGAACTGGGAGCACGTGGCTATGGATTTTGTCACGCATTTGCCACGTACTTCTCGTCATTtcgatgccatttgggtgattgttgatagattatctaagtcggcacactttaTTCCGTATGAGAAGACGTATTCGTACAAGAAAATGGATCGTCTGTATATTGAAAAtgttgtgagacttcatggagtTCAGTTGCAATAGTCtcagatcgtgaccctagattcacATCAAAGTTTTGGACTAGTTTCCAAAAAGAAATGGGTACACGACTTGCGATGAGTACTGCGcaccatcctcagacagatggtcagacagAGCGTACAATCCAGACACTCGAGGATCTGCTTCGAGCAGCGGTCATGGATTTTAAAGACAGTTGGCAGGAAGCTTTACCACTAGTAGAATTttcctataacaacagtttccaggtgactattggtatggctccttttgaagctttgtacggcAGACGGTGTCGATCACCTCTTTGTTGGGATGAATTTGGTGAGAAGCAGTTGACTGGACCTGACATTGTTCAGGAAATGCATGATAAAGTCCAGTTGATTCGTCAGAGAATGAAAGCTGCCCAAGATCGTCAAGCTAGTTATGCTAACAGACGTCGTCGACCTCTAGAATTTCAAGTTGGAGATTTTGTGTTTCTGAGGATCTCTCCGTTTAGAGGTGTTGTTTGTTTGGCATGAGGGGTAAGTTGTCACCTCGTTTCGTTGGTCCCTACGAGATTGTTGAGCGTATTGGGACTTGCGCTTATCGTTTGGATTTGCCCCAATCATTGTCTGGCATCCACGATGTTttccatgtttctatgttgcgtAAGTATGAGCCCGATCCGTCTCATGtgattcagcctgatgaggttgaacttgatccgtCTCTATCATATACTGAGTATCCTTTTGTATCTTGGATCATAAAGATAAAGTTTTACGCAATAAAGTTATACCACTTGTACGTGTTCAATGGTTGGAGGCATGGGGTAgaagaatcaacgtgggaaACAGAAGAGAATGAGATCATCTTATCCATATCTTATTGATTCTTAGTAATGTATTGTTGGTTTCGTATCGTGTGTAAGATGTATGTGTATAAAcaaaaatttcgaggacgaaatttgttttaaggggtggagaaatgtaaggtcctgaaattaattatccggtaattttggcataattagaataattattgagttgtaaattaaaataattatttatgccaaataaattcaagaagagtgttaaaaatatgtattttagaatatcggagttaaaacgatataaaaatacatatagagattGAAATAGCACACAAGAGCAAATAAATGCAAAAATTGGGCATGTGTtactattttttttagtaactaaatatacatatacatacacacaacttATCCTTGAGAGAGAAGAGGAAGAAGCCAATTTCCCAAACCCATTCCTGTAACCCACCTCCATTTTCGTCACTTTCAGCACCTTCAAATTTGAGAGGCCATAACTTTACCGTCCGACGTCGAAATCTCAAACGGTTTGAGGGGTTTTCTTCCTTACTTCAGTAGCTTCGTTTTGAACCATGAATCGCCACTTTTGATGCTCGTTTCAGCCCAAATCGAGGCATGTTCGTAGCTGCTGATATTGGTTCGATTTAGGTGAGATTTAAGTTTAATTCCTTGGAATTTTGTTGTGTGTTGGAGTGGGTTCTAAGCCTTGTGATTTCCCTTTAACTCCAGCTCGCTTTCTGAATTTTTCCAGCTAGTTTTCTGAATTTTTCAGCtcgtgaacagtaactccgaCAAGTTTCCGGTGGGTTATCGCCTCGAGACCGCTAGCGGCTAGAGTAAACTTCGACCTTGTGAGTTCCTAGTCCGAAATTTCAGCTTCTAAGCGTGATAGTAGGCTGCCGAAATTTGGATTTTTACCCATTTCGATTTAATTTGTTTTCGTCGTTCGAATAGCGTTTTATTGACATATTtattggataattgttgtaggttctgtcATTGGAAATCTTCGAGGTATATTTTGGCGAGCCTATTAATTATGTCGAATtgttgtgttatatttaaagatgtTATAGTATGGTTGTTATCATTGGAATTAATCTAAGGATTATCGAGTTTATAATGGTTGGAATGTAAATAATGATGAGTTGTGGAATTATTCggcttattttattattttaggcTAAGAAAGTTCAGTTGATCATTCTTGAAGTTCATTTTCgtggtataggtatgttacagctcggtaaaatataaattatgtttaattgtcattctgtgttaCATGGATCGTATTTATGATTTGTTGACTgttgtaaattgttaaatcttcgttgtgatctatgtttattattacatattattggcatttagcatcgggtatacagttatgacattcatgttgagccatatcgttcttgttagccattgttgatatccgttgttatctagcactgttgtttatctctgGATCATTGTGTGACTGATAGGCatatacacatgagaccgtagatgtgattgaacaatcccgtggttagtgcagccttttgaggtgagcgctggggttgtgtcatctagttcgttaTGTTGTGCGAtcctgttatatcgtatcagctgtatggaggccgagtaaGGGGTGTTATTCCAGCACAgtttggcatacctcgcatacttggcagggcggtttagctgcatgacgatgtagctcccctgtgttgttgctcgagcattattccagttgttatcgtaccgtttgttggctcctgttataccggttattcgttgagcctttcatgcattgcatatcacatttcattatatgattatgcatgatttatgttattgttgttattgttagactaataccagaatcctaacctcagttgtttactgggAGCGTTACTGTGGTTgctattgggcaccatggtagatctcccgagtcgttttgtagcatcaggccgaggttccgccagtggaCTTCGGGATTGAGGTTtgattgcttggttctgttcagtggagtctcccagttagtctatatgtatgtcttggGTTTGTTTCAGTCTTTTATTGTAGTttatttgccggggagatgccccgtgtatctgtagtaGTATTTGGTTGTTTTGTGATGTTCTGAGTCGACTCTGTGACTCTGTGATGTTTATCTGGTGAGTAtttggtaaattttaatttctgTTTAGTTCTgaccagtgcggctataggtgtTTTAATTTCggttttgttttaatgactctagttggagtatattttgatataaattgctgcttgagtttttcgggatatcctatttacggggaggtcatgccgaaatttttctaggccttgaggtccgttttaaagtattttaaacctttttccgctgcagttttaagtcaaaccattattgtttgatcattaattgtcattagagtaaatgggTCTCacagctagtggtaatggtgcaactcaaatcttttaaaccacaTAGCAGTACAAGCACCatgattcgatcgctctaccaagcagagacaattattgcacccaacaatctccctctcaataatatttaaaatattaaaaaataattattctaaaaTTATTTGCAATTACTAGcatcatcattattattattgttttacTATAGGCACAcacacactatatatatatctatatatagatatataataCTTGAGCATAACAGAAATTAACATTATTGGTTTACTAACTTTTCCTATATGAGTTTTACGTACAAAATTTTCACATTTTGATTTTATCTGTTTGTTTTTGGGATCTTGACTGGAACTTAAAAAAATTCAGTCCCCTCAAATAATAGATCTTACTTTTTTTCAACATATCGATATTATTTCCATATGAACCCTGTCGTCAAAGAATAGTCAAATAAGGTGGCCAATTGGAGACATCAtttaatgtgaaatttgtttgcaGCCTTCTTTGAATCTGATTTGAACACGTTTCGCAGCTGAATTTCAGAAATTGCGGATGTTCATACTGGAATGATGCATCTATTCTTCTATAAATAGATGCATCATTCGACATTTCAATGTATCCATTCACAAGCTTCTTCTTGTGATTTCTTATTTCTcctattagttctataatatttttgaggtgtttgttctcatgtattaaaaagtgtgtgttctctttggaaacacactgagtgagttgtacacccacaaaatattatagtggaattcttttcatcttgcccgtggtttttaccctaataatttttaggagttttccacgtaaatctcggtgtccattttattctttattttcgggttctaTTATCTAAAATTCCGCACGTGgatcaacaagtggtatcagagccttggttttaaaatttcttaaaattctgaatatatgctctgtggttgcagctagactgatcttccacatcagaaaagatttttttgagattttttatttaaggcgagATTATTTTGTTCAGTCTACTAAATtattgtagacataatggcgggcaggtacgagatagcaaagttcaacggaagcaattttatgctgtggaaaataaagatacaagcagttttaagaaaggagaattgcttggcggctattggagattaCAGAGGATAGAAAGTGGAAGTGGgatgaatgataatgatgttgccaatttacacttggctatagcagacgaagtattgtcaagtatctctgagataaaaagcAAAAGTTAcatgggatactctgacaaagatgtacgaggtcaagtcgctacacaacatgattttcctaaagagaaggctttatactcttcggatgacggaatcctcatcgatgaccgaccatatcaacatactaaatactctatttgcccaactcacttccatggggcataaaatagcggaaaatgaacgtgcggagcttctacttcaaagtctaccagattcatatgatcaacttatcatcaacataacaaacaatattcttatgggctttctaagattcgataatgtcttaactgcggttctcagAGAAGAAAgtcggcgcaagaataaggatgATAAGTTGGTAACATCGAAGCAAGCATaggctttaccgatgataagaggaagatttatgaaccgtgactccagtgggagccaaagacgaggtagatcaaagtcgagaagtaagaagaaaaatatttactgctttaaatgtggcggtaaaggcacttcaagaaagagtgtacgagtatcgagaagAGTTCTCagggaaatgtggccagtacttcaggcagtggtgaaatattattcagcgaagcaataacagttgcagaaggcagacacaaattttgtgacacatggattatggattcaggagcgacgtggcacatgacatctcggagagaatggtttgatcattatgaaccagtctcaggaggatctgtattcatgggaaatgatcatgctttggaaatcgctggggtcggtactataaaaattaaaatgtttaatgGCActattcgcaccatacaggaggtacgacatgtgaaaggactgacgaagaatcttttgtccttgggacaattggatgacatcgggtgcaaaacccgtatcgagaacgagatcatgaaaattgtgaggggtacgcttgtggttatgaaggaggaaaaagttgctgcaaatctgtatgtacttttgggataGAAACACAAAAAGGcggaactagctgttgcatcaatttgttcaggagaagaattaacagtgttatggcatagaaagctcgggcatatgtcagaacgagggtttgaaaattctctcaaaacGGAAGCTGCtaccgggacttacaaaagtgtcactacccttttgcgAGGACTgagttaccagtaaacaacacagattaaagtttggcacttctattgccaggagcaaaagcatgttggagctgattcattcggatgtttggcaagcaccggttgtatccctaggaagAGCGaaatactttgtctcgttcattgatgatttctctaggagatgttgggtgtatctaaccaaaaataaatcagatgttttccatgtcttccaatatttcaaagcgcgggttgaacttgattctgaaaagaaaatcaagtgtttgaggac from the Primulina tabacum isolate GXHZ01 chromosome 8, ASM2559414v2, whole genome shotgun sequence genome contains:
- the LOC142554805 gene encoding uncharacterized protein LOC142554805; the protein is MRGKLSPRFVGPYEIVERIGTCAYRLDLPQSLSGIHDVFHVSMLRKYEPDPSHVIQPDEVELDPSLSYTEYPFVSWIIKIKFYAIKLYHLYVFNGWRHGVEESTWETEENEIILSISY